One Lysinibacillus fusiformis genomic window carries:
- a CDS encoding sensor domain-containing diguanylate cyclase has protein sequence MKSRQIKLKHLIMGVAMAAFFFTSIGSIWSGYRMNVDSIKENSLETNRVYAQKLATTASLYLEESFQILGYSADTIASKMNDETALNEVTERLKMQNNMFNSVLVTNADGLVLSVSPPSEEVKGEVLTSEGAQEALTKKIPLVSKPYEGITGRLIIFISYPIFSETDEYLGMVAGTIYLKEQNVFYSLLGEHFYHDGSYVYVVDADGRIIYHQDASRINDIAIENKVVQAVVAGKSGSLQIVNTKGVEMLAGYSAVPVAGWGVVSQRPLNVALEPSFDRVQDVGIKALPLMLVSIIIVLWAAARIAHPLQQLATLTEESLDKKNVEGLKSVRSWYFEAYYLKSALVRSLSFLQGQVSYFKDQSTTDPLTGVTNRRTMDTVLAKWQEEKLPHAIILMDLDHFKSVNDTYGHAVGDKVLQYLANNMKTVARDGDICCRYGGEEFIMLLPNTTASEAAQVAEQLRETLANSLKPCGRPVTLSAGIAVYPQMADTTEGLIEAADGALYLAKQAGRNRVKVVGQEQMQNNERK, from the coding sequence ATGAAATCAAGACAAATAAAATTGAAACATTTGATTATGGGTGTGGCGATGGCTGCATTCTTTTTTACGAGTATAGGTAGCATTTGGAGCGGCTATCGAATGAATGTCGATTCCATAAAGGAAAATTCTCTAGAAACGAACCGTGTATATGCGCAAAAGTTAGCGACAACTGCTAGTTTATATTTAGAAGAGTCGTTTCAGATTTTAGGCTATAGTGCTGATACCATTGCGTCTAAAATGAATGACGAAACTGCGTTAAATGAAGTAACGGAACGACTGAAAATGCAAAATAATATGTTTAATTCGGTGCTTGTAACCAATGCAGACGGTCTAGTGTTATCAGTTTCTCCTCCCTCTGAAGAAGTGAAGGGGGAAGTGTTAACCTCTGAAGGGGCACAAGAAGCATTAACCAAGAAAATCCCCCTTGTATCCAAGCCTTATGAGGGGATAACAGGACGACTTATAATTTTTATATCTTATCCTATTTTTTCGGAAACCGATGAATACCTTGGGATGGTAGCTGGAACAATCTATTTGAAGGAACAAAATGTCTTTTACTCGCTACTGGGAGAGCATTTTTATCATGATGGTTCTTATGTGTATGTAGTGGATGCGGATGGACGTATTATTTATCACCAAGATGCTAGTCGCATCAATGATATCGCGATTGAAAATAAAGTTGTTCAGGCGGTTGTTGCTGGAAAGAGCGGGTCACTGCAAATTGTTAATACTAAAGGTGTTGAAATGCTTGCAGGTTATAGTGCTGTTCCAGTGGCAGGATGGGGTGTCGTCTCACAGCGACCATTAAACGTTGCATTAGAACCGTCATTCGATCGTGTACAGGATGTAGGAATAAAAGCGTTACCTCTTATGTTGGTATCCATTATTATTGTACTTTGGGCGGCAGCACGTATTGCACATCCATTGCAGCAATTAGCGACCTTAACAGAGGAGAGCTTGGATAAGAAAAATGTAGAAGGGTTAAAATCCGTTCGCAGCTGGTATTTTGAAGCCTATTATTTGAAAAGTGCGCTTGTCCGAAGCTTGTCGTTTTTACAGGGTCAAGTGTCGTATTTTAAGGATCAATCCACGACTGATCCTTTAACAGGTGTCACGAATCGCCGGACAATGGATACAGTGTTAGCAAAATGGCAGGAAGAAAAATTACCGCATGCCATTATTTTGATGGATTTGGATCATTTTAAGAGTGTTAATGATACGTATGGCCATGCTGTGGGGGACAAGGTACTACAATATTTAGCCAATAATATGAAGACAGTTGCACGAGATGGAGACATTTGTTGTCGCTACGGTGGTGAAGAATTCATCATGCTATTGCCAAATACAACAGCCAGTGAAGCGGCACAAGTAGCTGAGCAACTACGTGAAACTTTAGCCAATTCCCTTAAGCCATGTGGTCGTCCAGTGACGTTATCAGCGGGGATTGCAGTGTATCCGCAGATGGCCGATACGACAGAAGGGCTTATAGAAGCAGCAGATGGTGCTCTATATCTCGCAAAACAGGCTGGACGAAATCGAGTCAAGGTAGTAGGACAAGAACAAATGCAAAATAATGAAAGAAAATAG
- a CDS encoding CAP domain-containing protein, translating into MTRNKFQASLFKSLPLASYQSEYDMVWHRYYEDYAQFHLIGTHLGKEIGGYETRIRYNVFGIHIGANRTDVEKKYGLPLTAIHGHSTRYLLNYNDQTGRPTHGTYLINQHYVTFFYDLHKNDIVRSVTWVSVATEMTKPGYYNSPSELLRAGFEDLMVELINHDRVEEGLQPLIYEKRYKRIARQHSSNMITHNFFSHEDHLGNHSNNRLAADKVNFYWYGENIAYGQFNSIFAHEALMNSAGHRRNILRKEFTHVFVGVSFKENGAPYYTINFYSE; encoded by the coding sequence ATGACTAGAAATAAATTTCAAGCTTCGCTGTTCAAGTCTTTACCGCTTGCAAGCTACCAAAGTGAATATGATATGGTGTGGCATCGTTACTATGAGGATTACGCTCAATTTCATCTTATTGGTACGCACCTTGGCAAAGAGATTGGTGGCTATGAAACACGTATTAGGTATAACGTTTTTGGTATTCACATTGGCGCTAATCGCACCGATGTAGAAAAGAAGTACGGCTTGCCACTCACAGCTATTCACGGTCACAGTACGCGTTATTTGCTTAATTATAATGACCAAACAGGTCGCCCTACCCATGGGACTTATCTAATTAATCAACACTATGTCACGTTTTTCTATGATTTGCATAAAAATGATATTGTCCGCTCAGTTACGTGGGTATCCGTTGCAACTGAAATGACCAAGCCTGGTTATTATAATAGTCCTTCAGAATTACTGCGTGCAGGGTTTGAGGATTTGATGGTTGAACTCATTAACCATGATCGGGTAGAAGAGGGATTACAGCCCCTGATCTATGAAAAAAGATATAAACGTATTGCTCGTCAACACAGCAGTAACATGATCACACATAATTTCTTTAGTCATGAGGATCACCTAGGCAATCATTCCAATAATCGCCTAGCGGCTGATAAGGTAAATTTCTACTGGTACGGCGAGAATATTGCCTATGGTCAGTTTAACAGTATCTTTGCCCATGAAGCACTGATGAATTCAGCAGGACATCGAAGAAATATTTTGAGAAAAGAATTTACACATGTTTTTGTTGGTGTTTCTTTTAAGGAAAATGGTGCGCCATATTACACGATTAACTTCTATTCCGAGTAA
- a CDS encoding CaiB/BaiF CoA transferase family protein — MGILKGLKILDFSALIPGPMATMIFADLGAEVIHVESSKRVDLTRIMPPYDEDHEAYIHQHLNRSKKSLTLNLKSPEAVEIVKSLVQEYDVILEGFRPGVMQRLGIGYEALKEVNPKIIYCAITGYGQTGPYSNRPGHDNNYLSLAGVLDYSRHKDKKPVSMGIQLADIAGGTMHAAIGVLAAALHREKTGEGQYVDISMTDAVFSLNAMYGSAYIGGDRVPQPEQEILNGGSYYDFYKTKDGRFFSVGSLEPQFRKLLCEALDIPELIDNTFNDSYYTQIRFKEAVHDAFLSKTYEEWLEVFNENFEGCVEPVLTFPEACKHPQLQARDMIVEIPKNDGTTQKQIASAFKFDGYKPVYKHVGAKLGEHNEELLSALGYSAEKIAALQENGVLE, encoded by the coding sequence TTGGGTATTTTAAAGGGGTTAAAAATTCTCGATTTTTCTGCATTAATACCGGGGCCAATGGCGACAATGATATTTGCTGACTTAGGCGCTGAGGTTATTCACGTTGAATCTTCTAAGCGTGTAGATTTAACACGCATTATGCCTCCATATGATGAGGATCATGAGGCGTATATTCATCAACATTTAAACCGTTCCAAAAAGTCACTCACATTAAATTTAAAATCACCGGAGGCTGTGGAAATAGTAAAGTCGCTTGTCCAAGAGTACGACGTGATTCTTGAAGGTTTTCGACCTGGGGTAATGCAACGTCTCGGTATCGGTTATGAGGCGTTAAAAGAAGTGAATCCCAAGATAATTTATTGCGCTATTACAGGCTATGGTCAAACAGGTCCCTATAGCAATCGACCTGGACATGACAACAACTATCTTTCACTTGCAGGAGTACTCGATTACTCACGTCATAAAGACAAAAAACCTGTCTCAATGGGTATTCAGCTCGCAGATATTGCAGGTGGCACGATGCACGCGGCAATTGGGGTACTTGCTGCTGCATTACATCGTGAAAAAACCGGGGAGGGGCAATATGTCGATATTAGCATGACTGATGCTGTATTTTCACTCAATGCTATGTACGGCTCGGCCTATATAGGTGGCGATCGTGTACCACAACCTGAGCAAGAAATTTTAAATGGTGGTAGCTATTACGATTTCTACAAAACAAAGGATGGACGCTTTTTCTCAGTAGGTAGCCTAGAACCACAATTTCGCAAACTACTGTGTGAGGCACTTGATATTCCTGAATTGATTGATAACACCTTTAATGACTCGTACTACACACAAATTCGTTTTAAAGAGGCTGTTCACGATGCATTTTTATCAAAAACCTATGAAGAATGGCTTGAGGTCTTTAACGAAAATTTCGAAGGTTGTGTGGAACCAGTGCTAACCTTCCCAGAAGCATGTAAGCACCCACAGCTACAGGCTCGTGACATGATTGTTGAGATTCCAAAGAATGACGGCACTACACAAAAACAAATTGCTTCGGCTTTTAAGTTCGATGGTTACAAGCCTGTGTATAAACATGTCGGCGCTAAACTGGGCGAGCATAATGAAGAACTTCTTTCCGCTCTTGGCTATAGTGCTGAAAAAATTGCTGCTCTACAAGAAAATGGTGTTTTAGAATAA